A DNA window from Kitasatospora atroaurantiaca contains the following coding sequences:
- a CDS encoding AfsR/SARP family transcriptional regulator → MKFTVLGSVGAVVDGRFSAISGTRQRILLATLLIRAGRLVPTEQLYTELWGDNPPDTVENALQAHVSRLRRTLRQLAGSSPAAPALITQASGYVLDVAPDDLDMSVFRDRLTRSRLAVENDPAQAGRLLDEALSLWQGAPLQDVTASALCRSVALQLDEEYLAALEDKLELGIRCNQPASTISELRRLSVIHPWRERITELLMLALYLSGRQAEAVEAYNTARTRLIDELGMEPSPQLKRLFREILNQEPSLHLPSPPQLQPV, encoded by the coding sequence ATGAAGTTCACAGTTCTGGGATCCGTCGGGGCCGTCGTGGACGGCCGATTCAGCGCCATCTCGGGCACCCGGCAGCGCATCCTGCTGGCCACCCTGCTGATCAGGGCCGGCCGGCTGGTACCGACCGAGCAGCTCTACACCGAGCTGTGGGGCGACAATCCCCCCGACACCGTGGAGAACGCCCTGCAGGCCCACGTCTCCCGGCTGCGGCGCACCCTGCGGCAGCTCGCCGGCAGCTCGCCGGCGGCACCGGCGCTGATCACCCAGGCGTCCGGCTACGTCCTCGACGTCGCCCCCGACGATCTGGACATGAGCGTGTTCCGCGACCGCCTCACCCGCTCCAGGCTCGCGGTGGAGAACGACCCGGCGCAGGCAGGCCGGCTGCTGGACGAGGCGCTGTCCCTCTGGCAGGGCGCGCCGCTGCAGGACGTCACCGCAAGTGCGCTCTGCCGCAGCGTGGCCCTCCAGCTGGACGAGGAGTACCTGGCGGCCCTGGAGGACAAGCTGGAGCTGGGCATCCGCTGCAACCAGCCGGCATCGACGATCAGCGAGCTCCGGCGGCTGAGCGTCATCCACCCGTGGCGGGAGCGGATCACCGAGCTGCTGATGCTGGCCCTGTACCTCTCCGGCCGCCAGGCCGAGGCGGTCGAGGCCTACAACACGGCCCGTACCAGGCTGATCGACGAGCTCGGCATGGAGCCGTCGCCGCAGCTCAAGCGGCTCTTCCGGGAGATCCTCAACCAGGAGCCCTCGCTGCACCTGCCCTCCCCGCCGCAGCTCCAGCCGGTCTGA
- a CDS encoding nuclear transport factor 2 family protein, whose product MTDFEKLVDRYIAVWNETDAESRSAQIRSLWTEDGEHVFPQAALRGYEAIEAVVTEVYEQFVTKGFKFRVGANGKPDVNNNSVRFTWEMVPAAGGDEVSMGGVDFIIVDEDGRIRYDYQFFDILPA is encoded by the coding sequence GTGACCGACTTCGAGAAGCTCGTCGACCGCTATATCGCGGTTTGGAACGAGACGGACGCCGAGAGCCGCAGCGCCCAGATCCGTTCGCTGTGGACGGAGGACGGCGAGCACGTGTTCCCGCAGGCCGCGCTGCGTGGATACGAGGCGATCGAGGCCGTCGTGACCGAGGTGTACGAGCAGTTCGTCACCAAGGGCTTCAAGTTCCGGGTCGGCGCGAACGGCAAGCCCGACGTCAACAACAACTCGGTGCGCTTCACCTGGGAGATGGTGCCGGCGGCCGGTGGTGACGAGGTGTCGATGGGCGGCGTCGACTTCATCATCGTCGACGAGGACGGCCGGATCCGGTACGACTACCAGTTCTTCGACATCCTCCCGGCCTGA